One window of the Bacteroidia bacterium genome contains the following:
- the uvrB gene encoding excinuclease ABC subunit UvrB, producing the protein MAFKLKSDYEPKGDQPEAIRQLTEGVKRNDPYQVLLGVTGSGKTYTMANVIQEVQKPTLVLSHNKTLVAQLYGEFMQFFPDNAVEYFVSYYDYYQPEAYIASTDLYIEKDLSINEQIERLRMRTTTSLLSGRRDVLVVASVSCIYGMGNPMSFEKMTVRLKVGEIITRNKLLFQFVEALFNRTTTALQRGTFRVQGDIVDVWPPYADFAFRVNLWGDEIESLEVINPEDGKKVEEREQISVFPANLFVTSRDVAKVAIHEIQDDMVAQVQYFEEIEKYIEAKRLEERVTFDLEMIRELGYCSGIENYSRYFDRREAGQRPFCLLDYFPDDFLLFVDESHVTLPQVRAMYAGDRARKSSLVDYGFRLPAALDNRPLTYQEFESIIPQTIYVSATPTQFELEQTEGVVVEQLVRPTGLLDPVIEVRPCLNQVDDLLEEIDERTKVSERVLVTTLTKRMAEELTKYMTKFRIRCRYIHSEIDTLERVEILRDLRLGKFDVLVGINLLREGLDLPEVSLVAILDADKEGFLRSETSLTQISGRAARNVNGKVIMYADSVTNSMQRTIDETTRRREKQIEYNAEHGITPMSITKTRDQIMRQTSVADSRRAAEPVYEIEQGPAILYDPVVAYMTKPQMEKSIEDTRKKMMRAAKEMDFVEAARLRDEMQAMELLKREKFD; encoded by the coding sequence ATGGCATTTAAACTTAAATCAGACTACGAACCGAAGGGAGACCAGCCGGAAGCGATCAGGCAGCTTACGGAAGGGGTGAAGCGTAACGATCCGTACCAGGTATTACTGGGCGTTACCGGATCTGGCAAAACCTACACGATGGCCAACGTGATCCAGGAGGTGCAGAAACCTACCCTGGTGCTGAGCCATAACAAAACGCTGGTAGCCCAGCTCTATGGGGAATTCATGCAGTTTTTTCCTGATAATGCCGTGGAGTATTTTGTGTCGTACTACGACTATTATCAGCCCGAAGCCTATATTGCTTCCACCGATCTTTATATTGAAAAAGATCTCAGCATCAATGAGCAGATAGAGCGCCTGCGGATGCGAACCACAACTTCGCTGCTTTCCGGCAGAAGGGATGTACTGGTGGTGGCTTCAGTAAGCTGCATTTACGGTATGGGCAATCCGATGTCGTTCGAGAAAATGACAGTAAGGCTCAAGGTGGGGGAGATCATAACCCGAAATAAATTGCTGTTTCAGTTTGTGGAGGCATTGTTTAATCGCACCACCACGGCCCTGCAACGGGGCACTTTCCGCGTACAGGGCGACATTGTGGATGTATGGCCCCCATACGCTGACTTTGCTTTCAGGGTGAACCTGTGGGGAGATGAGATTGAAAGCCTTGAGGTGATCAATCCTGAAGATGGCAAAAAGGTGGAGGAGCGTGAGCAGATCTCGGTTTTCCCGGCAAACCTGTTTGTAACCTCCCGCGATGTGGCAAAAGTTGCCATCCATGAAATACAGGACGATATGGTGGCGCAGGTGCAATATTTTGAGGAGATAGAAAAATATATAGAAGCCAAGCGGCTGGAGGAGCGCGTGACCTTTGATCTGGAGATGATCCGCGAACTCGGTTATTGTTCAGGTATAGAAAATTACAGTCGTTATTTCGACAGGCGGGAAGCAGGGCAACGGCCCTTCTGCCTGCTGGATTATTTCCCGGACGATTTCCTGCTTTTCGTGGATGAAAGCCATGTTACGCTTCCACAGGTGAGAGCGATGTATGCCGGTGACCGCGCCCGCAAATCTTCGCTGGTGGATTATGGATTCCGGCTGCCGGCAGCGCTCGACAATCGGCCGCTTACCTATCAGGAATTTGAAAGCATTATCCCGCAAACCATCTACGTGAGCGCCACGCCCACACAATTTGAGTTGGAGCAAACAGAAGGCGTGGTGGTGGAGCAGTTAGTAAGGCCAACGGGGCTGCTGGATCCGGTGATTGAGGTGCGGCCGTGCCTGAACCAGGTAGATGACTTGCTGGAGGAAATTGATGAACGCACTAAGGTGTCTGAACGTGTGCTGGTCACTACCCTTACTAAGCGAATGGCTGAGGAACTGACGAAATATATGACCAAATTCCGAATCCGTTGCCGCTACATCCACAGCGAAATTGATACGCTGGAGCGGGTGGAGATCCTGCGGGATTTGCGGCTGGGGAAGTTTGATGTATTGGTAGGAATTAACCTGTTGCGAGAAGGGCTGGACTTGCCCGAAGTGAGCCTTGTAGCAATTCTTGATGCTGACAAAGAGGGATTCCTGCGCAGCGAAACTTCCCTTACCCAGATTTCCGGACGGGCTGCCCGGAACGTGAACGGGAAAGTGATCATGTATGCAGATTCGGTTACGAATTCGATGCAACGTACGATTGATGAGACCACCAGACGTAGAGAAAAGCAAATTGAGTATAACGCAGAGCATGGCATTACGCCAATGAGCATCACAAAGACACGCGACCAGATCATGCGGCAAACTTCCGTGGCTGACTCACGCAGGGCGGCAGAGCCGGTTTACGAAATAGAGCAGGGGCCGGCTATCCTTTATGATCCTGTCGTGGCTTACATGACCAAGCCTCAAATGGAGAAGTCAATTGAAGATACACGCAAGAAAATGATGAGGGCTGCAAAGGAAATGGACTTTGTTGAAGCTGCCAGGCTTCGTGACGAAATGCAGGCAATGGAGCTCCTAAAACGTGAAAAATTTGACTAA
- a CDS encoding ATP-binding protein — MEGHNQFDIFDKSGFMPHGHCYLWEEDVLYMHVISDSFIALSYFLIPFALIYISSKRKDIRYGYMLVMFGLFIVMCGTTHVFGIITVWDPIYRLEAWIKAGTAAVSLITAVSLYPLLPKILKLPSPEQLKSKNEDLEKEVKLRKDAEMRERQSRKYIEYLMATSTSGIYAFDTEYKITEWNPALEQWRNVTKSEVINRNIFEAFPELHNSPFGKLIKEVLGGVSTTGVEVKSTFTEMWFDVSFVPVYDDHAEIIGGLAVLNDITARKMVEEELRQKNEELKASNKELQQFAYIASHDLKAPLRGISTLSQWLLEDYGEKLGEEGRSSLILLQERAKRMHRLIEGILQYSRIGRMRESIEETDVNVVLSELPKLLTIPKNIELIINKDLPVLEMEVTHINQIFLNLVGNAVKYNDKEKGEVRIKYSDLGDRHQFTVSDNGPGIDPKYHERIFEMFQTLQPDEDTESTGIGLTVVKKIVEFYGGEIIVDSEEEKGAAFIFTLPKKIPGRK; from the coding sequence CGTTTGCGCTGATTTATATCAGTTCTAAACGTAAAGATATTCGCTATGGCTATATGTTGGTGATGTTTGGCCTTTTCATCGTGATGTGCGGAACCACTCACGTGTTTGGCATCATCACCGTGTGGGATCCGATTTACCGGCTTGAGGCATGGATAAAGGCAGGAACGGCTGCGGTATCACTTATTACGGCTGTGTCGCTATATCCGCTGCTTCCCAAGATATTAAAGCTTCCCTCACCGGAGCAATTGAAAAGCAAGAATGAGGATCTGGAGAAGGAAGTTAAGCTCAGGAAGGATGCCGAGATGCGGGAACGCCAATCAAGAAAATATATTGAATACCTGATGGCTACATCTACTTCGGGGATTTATGCTTTTGATACAGAATATAAAATCACGGAGTGGAACCCTGCGCTGGAGCAATGGCGGAATGTGACCAAGAGCGAAGTGATAAACCGGAATATTTTCGAGGCATTTCCGGAACTCCATAATTCACCATTTGGGAAATTGATCAAAGAAGTTTTAGGAGGTGTGAGCACTACCGGAGTAGAAGTAAAATCTACCTTTACTGAAATGTGGTTTGATGTGAGTTTCGTGCCCGTGTATGATGATCACGCAGAGATCATTGGGGGCCTGGCAGTGCTGAATGATATTACTGCCCGGAAAATGGTGGAGGAAGAGTTGCGGCAAAAGAATGAAGAACTGAAAGCCAGCAATAAGGAACTGCAGCAATTCGCATATATAGCGTCTCATGATCTGAAGGCTCCGCTGCGTGGCATCAGCACACTTTCTCAGTGGCTCCTCGAAGATTATGGGGAAAAGCTGGGAGAGGAGGGCAGGAGCAGCCTGATTTTATTGCAGGAGCGCGCTAAGCGGATGCACCGCCTTATTGAGGGAATATTGCAATACAGCCGCATAGGACGAATGCGGGAATCAATTGAAGAAACGGATGTGAATGTTGTTTTGAGTGAGTTGCCTAAGTTGCTTACGATCCCGAAAAATATTGAATTAATTATTAATAAAGATCTTCCGGTACTGGAAATGGAAGTAACCCACATTAACCAGATTTTTCTGAATTTGGTAGGCAATGCGGTTAAATATAATGATAAAGAAAAGGGAGAGGTCAGGATTAAATACAGCGATTTGGGTGATAGGCATCAGTTTACCGTAAGCGACAACGGACCAGGCATTGACCCAAAATATCATGAAAGGATCTTCGAGATGTTCCAGACGCTGCAGCCTGATGAGGATACAGAAAGCACAGGAATTGGCCTTACGGTAGTAAAAAAGATCGTTGAGTTCTATGGCGGAGAAATCATTGTTGATTCTGAGGAAGAAAAGGGAGCTGCGTTTATTTTTACTCTTCCAAAGAAAATTCCCGGTAGAAAATAG